A window of the Marinifilum sp. JC120 genome harbors these coding sequences:
- a CDS encoding glutamine--tRNA ligase/YqeY domain fusion protein, whose product MSDNNSESNVGKNFITAIIDKDNETGKYEGRVATRFPPEPNGYLHIGHAKSICLNFGLARDYNGTCNLRFDDTNPVKEDTEYVESIEKDVRWLGFDWEGRLHYSSDYFDKLYEYAVKLIKDGNAYVDSLSAEETREYRGSLKEPGKNSPYRDRSIEENLDLFERMKNGEFEDGKHVLRAKIDMASPNVILRDPTLYRIRKAHHHRTGDKWCIYPMYDFTHCISDSLEKITHSICTLEFENNRALYDWTLETLGAYRPQQIEFARLNLSYTVMSKRRLIELVEEGHVSGWDDPRMPTISGMRRRGYSPASIRNFCERIGVAKAANMVDFALLEFSVREDLNAHSNRVMGVVNPIKLVIDNYPEGQVEEFEVQNNPEDEAAGTRKVPFSKTLYIERDDFMEDAPKKFFRLSVGREVRLRAAYYVTCTDVIKDENGEVVELRCTYDPATRGGWSDDGRKVKGTIHWVSVDHAVEAEVRLYNHLFTKENPMSNKDDSDFKDHINPDSLEVRTAYLERSLENVEPGFRCQFERIGYFCADPDSTSEKPVFNRTATLRDTWKKIAKNQKK is encoded by the coding sequence ATGTCAGATAATAATAGCGAATCCAATGTAGGTAAGAATTTTATTACCGCGATTATTGATAAGGATAATGAAACGGGAAAATATGAAGGACGGGTGGCGACTCGTTTTCCTCCCGAACCTAACGGTTACCTGCATATCGGCCATGCAAAATCCATTTGCTTGAATTTCGGGCTTGCCAGAGATTACAATGGAACTTGCAATTTGCGTTTTGATGATACCAACCCGGTCAAGGAAGATACCGAGTATGTGGAATCCATTGAGAAGGATGTCCGCTGGCTGGGATTTGATTGGGAAGGCAGGCTGCATTATTCTTCAGATTATTTTGATAAATTGTATGAATATGCAGTCAAGTTGATCAAAGACGGGAATGCTTACGTGGACAGTCTGAGTGCTGAAGAAACCCGTGAATACCGTGGTTCTCTCAAAGAACCGGGTAAAAACAGCCCTTACCGCGACCGCTCCATTGAAGAGAACCTTGATCTTTTCGAGCGTATGAAAAACGGTGAGTTCGAGGATGGGAAACATGTGCTGCGGGCCAAGATTGATATGGCTTCCCCCAATGTGATCCTGCGCGACCCCACTCTGTACCGGATCAGGAAGGCCCACCATCACCGCACCGGTGACAAATGGTGCATCTATCCCATGTACGACTTCACCCATTGTATTTCCGATTCGCTGGAAAAGATTACTCATTCAATCTGCACTCTCGAATTTGAAAACAACCGCGCCCTTTACGACTGGACCCTTGAAACTCTCGGAGCGTACCGTCCGCAGCAGATTGAATTTGCAAGGCTCAATCTCAGCTATACTGTTATGAGTAAACGCCGTTTGATCGAGCTGGTGGAAGAAGGTCACGTTTCCGGATGGGATGATCCGCGCATGCCCACAATTTCCGGTATGAGAAGACGCGGTTACTCCCCGGCTTCCATTCGTAATTTCTGCGAACGAATCGGTGTGGCTAAGGCTGCTAACATGGTTGACTTCGCACTGCTCGAGTTTTCCGTGCGTGAAGACCTTAATGCCCACTCCAACCGGGTCATGGGTGTAGTTAATCCCATCAAGCTGGTTATTGATAACTATCCCGAAGGTCAGGTTGAGGAATTCGAAGTCCAGAACAATCCTGAAGATGAGGCTGCCGGAACTCGCAAGGTGCCTTTCTCCAAGACTCTCTATATTGAACGTGACGATTTCATGGAAGATGCGCCCAAGAAATTTTTCAGACTTTCCGTGGGCCGTGAAGTCCGTTTGCGTGCAGCTTACTATGTAACCTGTACCGATGTGATCAAGGATGAGAACGGCGAGGTTGTTGAACTTCGCTGCACTTACGATCCGGCAACCCGTGGCGGCTGGTCCGATGATGGTCGCAAAGTTAAAGGAACTATTCACTGGGTTTCCGTGGACCATGCTGTTGAAGCCGAGGTTCGCCTCTACAACCATCTCTTCACTAAAGAGAACCCCATGAGCAACAAGGATGATTCCGATTTCAAAGATCATATCAACCCTGATTCCCTTGAAGTTCGTACTGCTTATTTGGAGCGTTCCCTTGAAAATGTAGAGCCCGGTTTCCGTTGCCAGTTTGAAAGAATCGGCTATTTTTGTGCTGATCCGGATTCTACTTCTGAAAAGCCGGTTTTCAACAGAACTGCCACTTTGCGTGACACTTGGAAGAAAATTGCCAAGAACCAGAAAAAGTAA
- a CDS encoding Hpt domain-containing protein, giving the protein MMSGESAGQDLFIINDDLRELIPHFVVHQFDELQQMESSLEIGDLKEVGRLGHSLKGAAANFCLDPLSRLGMAIHDVSKLGMEEALAPLVKKYRFYLDELKIQVS; this is encoded by the coding sequence ATGATGTCTGGAGAGAGTGCAGGTCAAGACCTGTTTATCATCAATGATGATCTCAGAGAATTGATCCCGCATTTTGTGGTTCATCAGTTTGATGAGTTGCAGCAGATGGAAAGCAGTCTTGAAATCGGCGACCTGAAAGAAGTGGGACGGTTGGGCCACAGTTTGAAAGGTGCTGCCGCAAATTTTTGCCTTGATCCTCTTTCCCGATTGGGTATGGCAATACATGATGTTTCCAAGCTGGGCATGGAAGAGGCTCTTGCTCCTCTTGTAAAAAAATACCGTTTCTATCTTGATGAATTGAAAATTCAGGTAAGTTAA
- a CDS encoding chemotaxis protein CheX, translated as MNVELAKPFIKATSDILTMMAMITPTAGKPFVKKGNVANGDVTGIVGFTGTVTGSVSISFEKACAAQIVRNMLGDDIQDIVQDVKDAVGEITNMVSGQARAGLTEMGYKLQGSTPTVVMGDNHTIAHVTSGAVMAIPFSTDHGNFTIEFSFD; from the coding sequence ATGAATGTAGAATTGGCTAAACCTTTTATCAAGGCAACTTCGGACATCCTGACAATGATGGCCATGATAACGCCTACAGCGGGTAAACCGTTTGTAAAAAAAGGTAATGTTGCCAACGGAGATGTCACGGGCATAGTCGGCTTTACAGGCACAGTAACTGGAAGTGTTTCAATTTCTTTTGAAAAAGCGTGCGCCGCGCAAATCGTGAGAAATATGCTCGGCGATGATATTCAAGACATTGTTCAGGATGTGAAGGATGCTGTGGGTGAAATAACCAACATGGTTTCAGGTCAGGCAAGGGCCGGACTCACAGAAATGGGCTACAAACTTCAAGGCTCCACTCCAACTGTAGTCATGGGCGACAACCACACCATTGCCCATGTCACCTCCGGAGCGGTGATGGCGATTCCATTCAGCACGGACCATGGCAACTTCACCATCGAATTCAGCTTCGATTAA
- the hydF gene encoding [FeFe] hydrogenase H-cluster maturation GTPase HydF, producing the protein MTAEIGSGSKLAIAIAGRSNVGKSSIIRALSGIEGGEVSPVASEDEMYPLTRAEIHPLGPVTIYDTDAHVPGDDRAKAIKDALYSVDVAVIVTDDSGILDEERELTNLLRDRGIPCVMVFNKADIRRPSLADMEFCGSRGVRFVATSTVDGRGIERLKKSIMALAPEDNMLDPVLARDLMGRGDFVVCVVSEDPVSPKGRLGLPKSQVLREILDAGGIAVIVKEGELYQTISGQKRRPALVIADSEPIKKVMDIIPRDVSLTTFPILFARHKGNLEQLVQGANAIDNLEDGDKVLIVEACPHHPKAEDLGKDMIPTRIAGYTDRNIIFESKTGCGLPLDLSEYKLVVHCGACMAERADMLRRIRDCDRQHVPITNYGLAVAKVDGTLKRLIEPFFKDEVVERKELTGKINVFRGSNSQAMHLVVPAEIHPEKAVPFNLMYLFGDIEVTKEHIGFSSLPFARGGQQKIRKFVEEHGYCFYKWPGRVLGADLGGLLDPDDNNDV; encoded by the coding sequence ATGACTGCTGAAATTGGAAGTGGTTCCAAGCTTGCCATAGCCATTGCGGGCAGAAGCAATGTGGGTAAGTCTTCAATAATACGTGCCCTTTCAGGAATTGAAGGTGGCGAAGTCAGTCCCGTGGCCAGTGAAGATGAAATGTATCCCCTGACAAGGGCAGAGATTCATCCTCTGGGTCCGGTGACCATTTACGATACCGATGCGCATGTTCCCGGGGATGACCGGGCAAAGGCTATAAAGGATGCCTTGTACAGCGTTGATGTTGCGGTCATTGTTACCGATGATTCCGGTATTCTTGATGAGGAACGGGAGCTGACCAATTTGTTACGTGACCGCGGTATTCCCTGCGTTATGGTTTTCAACAAGGCGGATATCAGGCGGCCCAGCCTTGCGGATATGGAGTTCTGCGGTTCGCGCGGTGTCCGGTTTGTGGCCACTTCCACAGTGGACGGACGTGGTATTGAGCGGCTCAAGAAATCCATAATGGCTCTTGCGCCTGAAGATAATATGCTTGATCCGGTGTTAGCCCGAGATCTTATGGGCCGGGGTGATTTCGTGGTCTGCGTGGTCTCGGAGGATCCTGTCTCGCCTAAAGGAAGGCTGGGGCTTCCCAAGTCGCAGGTCCTGCGTGAAATCCTTGATGCCGGTGGGATCGCGGTTATCGTCAAGGAAGGTGAACTTTACCAGACGATTTCAGGTCAAAAGAGACGTCCTGCCCTTGTTATTGCCGATTCCGAACCAATCAAGAAAGTTATGGACATCATTCCGCGCGATGTTTCTCTGACCACTTTTCCTATTCTATTTGCCCGTCATAAAGGCAATCTGGAACAGCTTGTTCAGGGAGCCAATGCTATTGATAATCTTGAAGACGGAGACAAGGTGCTGATTGTCGAGGCCTGCCCGCACCATCCAAAGGCCGAGGACCTCGGTAAGGATATGATTCCGACAAGGATTGCCGGATATACAGACCGTAATATCATTTTTGAATCCAAGACCGGGTGCGGTCTACCTCTTGATTTGTCGGAGTATAAGCTTGTGGTTCATTGCGGAGCATGCATGGCCGAGCGGGCGGACATGCTCAGGAGAATCAGGGATTGTGATCGTCAGCATGTTCCCATCACGAACTATGGCCTTGCGGTTGCCAAGGTGGATGGGACTCTTAAACGTCTGATTGAGCCTTTTTTCAAGGATGAAGTTGTAGAACGCAAGGAATTGACCGGTAAGATCAATGTTTTTAGGGGGAGTAATTCTCAGGCTATGCATCTGGTTGTCCCCGCTGAAATTCATCCCGAAAAGGCGGTGCCGTTCAATCTGATGTATCTTTTTGGTGATATTGAAGTGACCAAAGAACATATCGGTTTTTCTTCGCTTCCTTTTGCCCGTGGCGGGCAGCAGAAGATCAGAAAGTTTGTGGAGGAACACGGATATTGTTTTTACAAGTGGCCGGGCCGGGTCCTAGGCGCTGATCTTGGGGGCCTTCTTGATCCTGATGACAATAATGATGTGTGA
- a CDS encoding response regulator: MANFFRIKRRITLGLVGVLVAILLPLGYCFNELYLYKVEGSIESKGNMVASLVAFSGSEAILTFQDYKLEELVRNVCTDKDVVSCSVFSQSGTLLSQFQELDEGADANKVVFVERRILKDGEYLGYVRVGILNSEFSNNASFALFYILPLLLGAALVGGFSLRLFLRRAVVSPVVSLSKQAKRANEGEDVTFEGLEREDEIGSLAGSLEQLCIKLSQMQAELEQKVVERTESLSEANRKLMGEVDIRRKAERDLNTALEEFSFTVGELEKSKDKAEKASRFKSQFLAMISHEIRTPMNAILGMGDLLLETELDPEQMGYVEIFRGSGELLLKIINDILDFVQIESGQIELVPVPFDPSREVQSVCKSVAHSAHARDIEVICDAELGVPVQVVGDPVRVRQILLNIVSNAVKFTSSGEVDVRLSIEESGDDFERLLYTVRDTGIGIPEGRRESIFDSFVQVDGSTSREYGGVGLGLAAASRLAVLMDGEIRFESESGKGSIFYFSIPFKKSVYEPMRSVADFSGTRVLLVDDNHTVREVLARRMQSFGIDAVMAADGPEGLHYLAGGAEHEKAYDLLLVDSDMPDMPGVDFLSKAQQKGLLPGRVAMMFSAGCTEDDRQNARLVGADYTLIKPVFDADLIRCLASVGDPSKDRNRAGRGLNILLVEDNESHRKILELFILDTGADITVAVDGLQAVQLFSDNSYDLVFMDLELPVMDGITAVKRMREFELDSDRQRTVIVALAARAYSSNRMDSARAGCDGFISKPVKWDTIRSTVSAVAAKGGLPENITILE, from the coding sequence ATGGCTAATTTTTTCAGGATCAAACGTAGAATTACCCTAGGTCTTGTAGGGGTGCTGGTGGCGATTTTATTGCCGCTGGGGTACTGCTTCAATGAACTCTACCTCTACAAAGTTGAAGGTTCTATAGAATCCAAAGGTAATATGGTTGCCTCTTTGGTTGCATTTTCAGGCAGTGAGGCAATTCTTACCTTTCAGGATTATAAACTGGAAGAATTAGTAAGAAATGTATGTACTGATAAAGATGTCGTTTCCTGTTCCGTTTTCAGTCAGTCCGGGACCTTGCTTAGCCAGTTTCAGGAGCTGGATGAAGGAGCGGATGCGAATAAAGTGGTCTTTGTTGAAAGACGAATTCTTAAAGATGGCGAATATCTGGGCTATGTCCGTGTTGGAATTTTGAATAGTGAATTTTCAAATAATGCTTCTTTTGCATTGTTCTATATCCTACCTTTGCTTTTGGGAGCAGCACTGGTCGGGGGATTTAGTCTGCGATTGTTTCTCCGCAGGGCGGTGGTTTCACCTGTGGTCAGTCTTTCGAAACAGGCAAAGCGGGCTAATGAAGGAGAAGATGTTACTTTTGAGGGGCTGGAGAGAGAAGATGAAATCGGCAGTCTTGCCGGTTCTCTTGAACAGCTTTGCATCAAATTGTCCCAAATGCAGGCCGAATTGGAACAAAAGGTTGTTGAAAGAACCGAGTCCCTAAGCGAAGCGAATCGTAAGCTCATGGGGGAGGTGGATATTCGCCGTAAGGCAGAGAGGGATTTAAACACGGCACTTGAGGAATTTTCTTTCACTGTGGGGGAACTTGAGAAATCAAAGGACAAGGCTGAGAAGGCCAGCCGGTTCAAGAGCCAATTTTTGGCTATGATCAGTCACGAAATCAGGACTCCCATGAATGCCATACTCGGCATGGGGGACTTGCTGCTTGAAACCGAGCTTGATCCTGAACAGATGGGGTATGTAGAGATCTTCCGTGGGTCGGGGGAGTTGTTGCTCAAGATCATTAACGATATTCTTGATTTTGTGCAGATAGAATCCGGGCAGATCGAGTTGGTCCCTGTGCCTTTTGATCCTTCGCGAGAAGTCCAGAGTGTTTGCAAGAGTGTGGCGCATTCTGCACATGCAAGGGATATTGAAGTCATCTGTGATGCTGAGCTGGGAGTCCCGGTGCAGGTTGTGGGTGATCCGGTCCGGGTGCGTCAGATCCTGCTGAACATTGTTTCCAATGCCGTAAAGTTTACCTCCAGTGGCGAGGTTGATGTCCGTTTGAGCATCGAAGAGTCGGGTGATGATTTTGAACGGTTGCTTTATACTGTCCGCGATACCGGGATCGGTATTCCCGAAGGGCGGCGGGAAAGTATTTTTGATAGTTTTGTTCAAGTGGATGGTTCCACCTCTCGCGAATATGGCGGGGTTGGATTGGGATTGGCCGCAGCTTCGCGTTTGGCAGTTCTCATGGATGGTGAAATTCGCTTTGAGAGCGAAAGCGGGAAGGGGAGTATTTTTTATTTTTCCATTCCATTCAAAAAATCAGTGTATGAACCCATGCGCAGTGTCGCTGATTTTTCTGGAACGCGGGTCTTGCTGGTGGATGATAATCACACCGTGCGTGAAGTGTTGGCCCGCAGGATGCAATCATTTGGAATTGATGCGGTTATGGCTGCTGATGGCCCTGAAGGGCTACATTATCTTGCGGGAGGAGCAGAGCACGAAAAGGCTTATGATTTGTTGCTTGTAGATAGTGACATGCCAGACATGCCGGGGGTTGACTTCCTTTCAAAAGCACAGCAAAAAGGTTTGCTTCCCGGACGCGTGGCAATGATGTTTTCAGCCGGATGCACAGAAGACGACAGGCAGAATGCCCGTTTGGTCGGAGCTGATTATACTTTGATTAAGCCGGTGTTTGATGCGGATCTGATCCGTTGTCTGGCTTCTGTCGGGGATCCATCCAAAGATAGGAATAGGGCCGGTCGGGGGTTGAATATCCTGTTGGTGGAGGACAATGAAAGCCATCGCAAGATTCTGGAACTTTTTATCCTTGATACCGGGGCGGATATAACTGTTGCGGTTGATGGGTTGCAGGCTGTGCAGCTTTTTAGCGACAATAGCTACGACCTTGTGTTCATGGATCTGGAATTACCGGTTATGGATGGAATTACGGCTGTAAAGCGAATGCGTGAATTCGAACTGGACAGTGACAGGCAGCGGACTGTAATTGTTGCGCTTGCAGCCAGAGCTTACAGTTCCAATCGGATGGATTCTGCGCGGGCGGGGTGTGACGGATTCATTTCCAAGCCTGTAAAATGGGATACTATAAGGTCAACCGTTTCGGCTGTTGCTGCAAAGGGCGGACTCCCTGAAAATATTACTATTCTGGAGTAA
- a CDS encoding BMP family ABC transporter substrate-binding protein — MIRAKSYFLMAAFLLSIAFGVISVCHAKEVKIGFVASGDTVNDSSFNEMAIAGLRRLQKEQQVEIIVRKGGFCPESVRGAIDSLLKEDVSIVVVNSASANPRFGEIALDHPDVVFILNDCSIEGYPNIISIEYAQGMGSCLVGALSAWQTKTGRIGFIGGNEMPVIKDFLNGFLLGVKHSGRDVEVEVKFVRSGLSARGFEDPQQANALAMNMYGSGVDIVYAVAGLSGNGIIQAARKTGNYVVGVDSDQDYMAKGSILTSMMKRLDVAVYKEGLAVLNGTYVAGRKIYDLANFGVGLTEMKYSKHLFSPDVLNMLDGLKRDLVSGKIKVEPSVD; from the coding sequence ATGATCAGGGCAAAGTCATATTTCTTGATGGCGGCATTCCTTCTTTCTATTGCTTTTGGGGTGATTTCTGTTTGTCACGCAAAAGAGGTAAAAATTGGATTTGTAGCTTCTGGAGATACTGTTAATGACAGCTCCTTTAATGAGATGGCTATTGCCGGATTGCGCAGGTTGCAAAAGGAGCAACAGGTCGAAATTATTGTCCGTAAGGGCGGCTTTTGTCCTGAATCGGTCAGGGGTGCCATTGATTCTCTGCTTAAGGAGGATGTAAGCATAGTGGTCGTCAATAGTGCGTCCGCCAACCCGCGATTCGGTGAAATAGCCCTTGATCATCCTGATGTTGTATTTATCCTCAATGATTGTTCCATTGAAGGGTATCCCAATATAATTTCGATTGAATATGCGCAGGGTATGGGCTCTTGTCTGGTGGGAGCACTTAGCGCGTGGCAGACTAAGACAGGCAGAATCGGTTTTATCGGCGGCAATGAGATGCCTGTGATCAAGGATTTCTTGAATGGCTTTCTTCTGGGGGTGAAGCATTCCGGCAGGGATGTGGAGGTTGAAGTTAAATTCGTGCGTTCAGGACTCTCGGCGAGAGGGTTTGAGGACCCTCAGCAGGCCAATGCTTTAGCCATGAATATGTACGGTTCTGGAGTAGATATTGTTTATGCGGTAGCCGGACTTTCCGGCAACGGCATAATTCAGGCTGCGCGCAAGACTGGTAATTATGTTGTTGGCGTGGACTCGGATCAGGACTACATGGCCAAGGGATCTATTTTGACCAGCATGATGAAAAGGCTCGATGTTGCTGTGTATAAAGAGGGACTCGCTGTGTTGAATGGAACCTATGTTGCGGGACGCAAGATTTATGACTTGGCAAACTTCGGTGTCGGTTTGACTGAGATGAAATACAGCAAACATCTGTTTTCTCCTGATGTCCTGAATATGCTTGATGGTTTGAAAAGGGATCTTGTTTCAGGAAAGATAAAAGTGGAACCTTCAGTCGATTAA